TGTTTATGTATCTGAGGTATATTCATTACAGTCAGATTCATGGAGAAGCATTGACACCATCCCTTATCATATGCTCAAGTATATCCCTTTTGACAGTGTATCTGGGGTGCTTGTTAACGGATTTCGCCACTGGTTAGCTAAAAGAATACACGGAAATAAGTGGCTAAGGGAGCAGTTTATAGTCTCTTTTGATTTCAGCGAGGAGAGGTTTAAACAAATGCAGTTGCCAAATGGATTTCGGGACAACCGTCCTCTCCACACTGTGGGAGTGTTGGAAGAGTGCCTATGTGTGGTTAATGGTGTTTGGGTCCTTGGGGAGCCTTGTTATCAACTTGAGATATGGGTGATGCAAGATTATGGTGTCCAAGAATCCTGGACTAAACGTTTTGTCATTCACCCGACGGAACATCGACAGATTTTCGATCTATATCCACTAAGAGTGATTTGGTCTTTCAAAGATGATAAGATTCTTCTATTAAAGACTAGGGATGAAAGACAGTTTGttctatatgacccaaagaaAGATACCATTACAAGTAGTTCAGTACCTGTACATGCAGCGGAGAATTACGTCGAAAGCTTGGTTTCACTTAACTCCGGTATTTATATGGGAAGTTGCGGAGAATATGCCGACAATCTACATCAACCTTTGTTGATCGAAACTCGTCAACGCTAAATTctttatcgatcaaacaaaattgGCCTTGTTATTTAACAACCACCTGCTGGTTTGTTTACGTGATattaaattaaatcaatttaacCATTAATTTGAACCTGGAACTGTGTGATGCATGATCAGGGGCGGATCTACATTGTGACGACTGGCTTAAGTCAGCCCTAAATCCAATAAAAGCTTCCATTTTGTAGTGCAATTGtatttgataataaaaaatcaaGCTTAAACAATaggcttaagccagcccaaatCAAGTCAATTTGTTTTCAAGCTATCCCAACATTCATTTTCTGGTTCCACCACTATGCATGAGTTATTCTTCCGTCTAGTTTCTTGTGTCTCAGGTATTGCCGAACATGCAGTACAAAAACAGTGAAGTTGGTGTATAACTGTGTGGCAGAACTCAAGTTGGGTGGCACACTAGATAGGAGAACATGTGACATGATTGGCGAAGCTAAACCAGAACCTGCTATGGTTATTTATATCTTTCCTGCTATTTAAGGATACATAAACATCACTGCTTTTTATAAGACTAGTAGGTATCAGCCCGGCATATGGCCATGCTCAACCTCTTCGATTATAACTTGGGTTTTGTGTCGTATGGTTTGTTTTTACGAGTATTCTTGGGTTAtaacattttcttttttatttaatacAAAAGATAACATATATTAAAAGAGCTTACATGAGAACATTGCTTAAATATATTATAAACAATATGCTTTAAATATATTATAAAATGTTATGTTTGAACAACATTGTTGCAATGGGTTTAGTAAATTTAGTTGGATAACACGTGACTCAATACAAATGCATAAGATAATTACGCTAGATAGTAGATTGCacaactttttatttatttatttgctaaGAATCGTGTTTGATCAGAAGCTGGGTTGCACAGGTGTAGACGCGGACACGACACGAAGGCGGAcactataaaattctcaaaaaactagGACGCGGACATGTATatgcatattttatgtatatattatttatatatacaatcatgtatttataaaaattagaaaatgatgttAAATGTGTatatatttcaaaagaaaagaagatatcgaTTGTTTATACACGCCGAAGGTCAAGCAATCAAACATTATTAAACACATGtcacaatcaaaatgcattcttggaACAAGACAtaaaaaattccctaaaatcataaaaaattacataaaattgggaagagtgccctgggatcGTGCCCGttgtccggccggccatgccttgaccatTGCCGGTCTCACACTCCAtcgttccctattttattattattttatctccctcatctcatggaaattccttaatttaataaaactctccagtttcatggaatttccctcaaatcagagaaaatacgtaaaattacataaaactgggaaagtgtgggaTCGTGCTTGTCAACcgtccgtccatgccctagccgtggtcggtcccacactttgcaattccctgttttatttataatttttcatcatctcatgtattttcctagtttcagcaaaaccctggattctgcatattttctcagaatgttgctcaaatgcgcatcggaaaatactgaaactctcaggactgagatacggacactatggtgacacgggaacatccccttgaccgaccaagggtgaccctagggcttgcaaacagtcggtcccacatattttaatgattttaacttaATTTGCTCAGtcgctcatattaggttcaaactctttccaaacaattgggggtttgctcaaacgaccatccatTGGTCCCACggacaccaagagccggtctcatgacctcttggtcggatCATCATCCTTCCATAGCCAGGTTTtattatttgtcgctcacacgagcattattttaataaatgattaaaccagcatttaatcattctttcaccaacgggtcctcaagagactttggtatttcgcTCGTTCAAGCATCTGGGCGTACATGGTGGACTCGtaatcccatgtagtcggtccctgctGAACTTTGCGgattgatttgcaataaatcatcatttcagtaaaattagggttttgaattcagagctccgcagaaacatgattctgagcagattcaaatactctgataattttatgttgatttcaTGATCAacgttttatttattttactcgacccagcagtcagtatatTAAATTAATATTCATTTTGGTCCCGTTACCAACAATTCATAAAAtgtgcaatatttgctcaaaccgatAATATTTGCTTAAACTAGCAATATCTGCTCGAACAAGCAGTCTACAGGGCTCTACTGGAAAATCTTCGATTCcgtactttctcagagcttcatgaaccCGCGAAGATATCggaaaccactgcacctgctctatTGGAAAGAGCAAAATCTACAAAAACTAAAGAATCGCGAGATACTCGAagaagcagacgtctgatcaacaagcaatacaacctgcAACCATCCacaaacgctgttgcagaagggagcaagcgcaaggatGAACCCCCGAACAAGCATATCTCAGCTCCTCCAAAGATGCAAAATAAGGACAAACCAGAGGCACGGGCTCCTGGCCAGCATGCAGAGGCTCCTGATCAAGATACACCTgactttcctctccccattggagaagtgctcgaactattatatgtctggatccaagatggtgcaatcaaattgacatatatcaggagagacccaactgaggaagacatggaaaatcctcgttactgtcgcttccacAGGTTTGTCAATCATCTCACGAGTAGCTGCAAAGTCTTGAAATGCATATTCAGAGAAAACGTCGAATCGGGAGAACTCAACTTGGgggctgaaggagtacacaggaaCCCCCtaccaatcagaacctttactaTCTTTGAACCTCCCATCAAATAAGTAGTTCAATCcttgattgaacatgtctgcgaattgctatacttatcaaaagctcaaaggaaagacatgtttgttaCAATAAACCACATTGTGTCAGGAAATCGTCTGTTGATTCAAGAGACACTCACCGAGCCTTCAGCaacggacaaagaaatgtatggcTGGGGATTGCTCACCACGGTgcacatcaaaggaaacgagttcaatAGAGCATTTTTCGATGTCGGTATTACTGTCAACATTATCCATTTGAAAACTcccagagccgctggcattactcgacaggaagctactcatgcccccatggcattcagagatcacgaaggagtttccagagaGCATACGGATACGtcatcctcaaagtcaaagaaaatttggtctacactgagaccaagttttacataatctgagaagatccaggatatgatatgattcttggGCGCACATGGATTCATGACACGAGTGTACAGGTTTATACAGGAACATGCTTCTATAgttgatttatggcatgttgtgtgtgtttttaagTTGTTTTTCGCATATTTTTTACgtatgtgtacatacttgtacaccagcatgcttttggttttgaaaaagtTGAAGATGGAATAT
This portion of the Papaver somniferum cultivar HN1 chromosome 11, ASM357369v1, whole genome shotgun sequence genome encodes:
- the LOC113323606 gene encoding F-box/kelch-repeat protein At3g06240-like, which encodes MSSMILPPHKKTKYRNSNHHRAAAMILLPEDVIQEILLRVPAESILNVKYVCKTLFSLVSNPSFVKHHLDHTIHNRKNRSKFMFMIQDGTKPCYPLVSTVSYDDTLFSNSFISPNRDDDCVEIDPPFIDLAIPIHFLGSCNGLICIMFQTSMVYGLVSFFVIWNPTTREYKVLPNSPTRVTNHYSSIYSFGYDYKHDDYKLVKGDFIQDGSVKMPPSEEDVYVSEVYSLQSDSWRSIDTIPYHMLKYIPFDSVSGVLVNGFRHWLAKRIHGNKWLREQFIVSFDFSEERFKQMQLPNGFRDNRPLHTVGVLEECLCVVNGVWVLGEPCYQLEIWVMQDYGVQESWTKRFVIHPTEHRQIFDLYPLRVIWSFKDDKILLLKTRDERQFVLYDPKKDTITSSSVPVHAAENYVESLVSLNSGIYMGSCGEYADNLHQPLLIETRQR